In Pseudomonas fluorescens, one genomic interval encodes:
- a CDS encoding REP-associated tyrosine transposase, with the protein MPVKPNTYRLRLGRHSETDRAYFVTSVVYDRQPVFSDWRTGRLLVTEFRHAHEQGLVESIAWVVMPDHFHWLMQLKSDNLGTVIGAVKARCTQAVNRKTGRRGRLWQTGFHDRAIRDGEDLKPFARYIIANPLRAGLVERIGDYPLWDACWL; encoded by the coding sequence ATGCCAGTCAAACCAAATACTTACCGTCTTCGTTTAGGCCGACATTCCGAAACAGACCGAGCCTATTTCGTTACTTCAGTTGTATATGACCGCCAACCCGTATTTTCCGACTGGCGCACAGGCCGATTATTGGTTACAGAGTTCCGCCACGCCCATGAACAAGGCTTAGTGGAGTCCATCGCCTGGGTGGTCATGCCTGATCACTTTCATTGGTTGATGCAGTTGAAAAGCGACAACCTTGGCACAGTCATTGGCGCGGTAAAGGCGCGCTGCACCCAAGCCGTTAACAGGAAAACCGGTCGGCGCGGTCGATTGTGGCAAACCGGTTTCCACGACCGCGCTATCCGTGATGGTGAGGACTTGAAACCATTCGCCCGGTACATCATCGCCAATCCGCTACGGGCGGGATTGGTAGAGCGGATTGGCGACTACCCGCTTTGGGACGCCTGCTGGCTCTAG
- a CDS encoding APC family permease, with protein MARLQRTLSLGSVVLFGIAYMTPIIVLGTFGILAQSTAGMVPAAYLAALVAMFFTAMSYGRMAAAFPVAGSAYSYVRKAISPKLGFIAGWAVLLDYLFLPMAIWLIGAAYLASAFPSIPQWIWVLAFIGITSAINIIGLKLANGINALLMLVQFLVLIAFVALCVHYVGGDARTPLWSIKPFFNGDMQMPLIMSGAAIACYSFLGFDAVSTLTEETRDPRRTIPRAIMLITLIGGLIFVGVSYFVQIAHPSFEFDSVDSAAYEIARNIGGDLFVSIFLIGLIVGQFASGLSAQASGSRLLFAMGRDGVLPKSFFGTLHARFGTPVNSILLCAVVALLALKLDVTTSTSFINFGAFLAFSLVNLSVIFHYWIGGEKKGPRELVLFLVFPFIGLVADLWLMVSLDHLAVYLGLSWLAIGVVYLAVLTGGFRRQPPEMDFQEAT; from the coding sequence ATGGCTCGTTTGCAACGCACCCTGTCATTAGGGTCGGTGGTGCTGTTCGGCATCGCCTACATGACGCCGATCATTGTCCTCGGCACTTTCGGCATCCTCGCGCAATCCACCGCCGGCATGGTCCCGGCCGCGTATCTGGCGGCACTGGTGGCGATGTTCTTCACCGCCATGAGCTACGGGCGCATGGCCGCCGCGTTCCCCGTCGCCGGTTCCGCCTACAGCTACGTGCGCAAGGCGATCAGCCCCAAGCTCGGCTTCATCGCCGGTTGGGCGGTGCTGCTCGATTATCTGTTTTTGCCGATGGCGATCTGGCTGATCGGCGCGGCGTACCTCGCTTCGGCCTTCCCGTCGATCCCGCAGTGGATCTGGGTACTGGCGTTCATCGGCATCACCAGCGCGATCAACATCATCGGTCTGAAACTGGCCAACGGCATCAACGCCTTGCTGATGCTGGTGCAATTTCTGGTGCTGATCGCTTTCGTCGCGTTGTGCGTGCACTACGTCGGCGGCGATGCGCGCACGCCGTTGTGGTCGATCAAACCGTTCTTCAATGGCGACATGCAGATGCCGCTGATCATGAGTGGCGCGGCCATCGCCTGTTATTCGTTCCTCGGTTTCGACGCGGTCAGTACGCTGACCGAAGAGACCCGCGACCCACGCCGCACCATTCCACGGGCGATCATGTTGATTACGCTGATTGGCGGGCTGATCTTCGTCGGGGTGTCGTACTTTGTGCAGATCGCACATCCGTCGTTTGAATTCGACAGCGTCGACTCGGCGGCCTATGAAATTGCGCGCAACATCGGCGGCGATCTGTTCGTCTCGATCTTCCTCATTGGCTTGATCGTCGGCCAGTTCGCCTCGGGGTTGTCGGCCCAGGCCAGCGGTTCGCGTCTGCTGTTTGCGATGGGCCGCGACGGCGTGTTGCCCAAGTCATTTTTCGGCACCTTGCATGCGCGCTTTGGCACACCGGTCAACAGCATCCTGCTGTGTGCAGTGGTGGCGTTGCTGGCGCTGAAACTCGACGTGACCACGTCCACTTCGTTCATCAACTTCGGCGCGTTCCTGGCGTTCAGTCTGGTCAACCTGTCGGTGATCTTTCACTACTGGATCGGCGGCGAGAAAAAGGGCCCGCGTGAGCTGGTGCTGTTTCTGGTCTTCCCGTTCATCGGGCTGGTGGCGGACTTGTGGCTGATGGTCAGCCTGGATCACCTGGCGGTGTATCTGGGCCTGAGCTGGCTGGCGATTGGCGTGGTGTATCTGGCGGTGCTCACCGGCGGCTTTCGTCGTCAGCCGCCGGAGATGGATTTTCAGGAAGCGACCTGA
- a CDS encoding carbon-nitrogen hydrolase family protein, translated as MKVELAQLAGRDKDTAYNLERALAAIAACAADTQLIVFPETHLMGFPSADTVAQIAEPLDGPTVRAVLAAARERNIAVVIGMAENDNGRFYNTTLLITPEGIALKYRKTHLWASDRGVFEPGDRYATCEWNGVRVGLLICYDIEFPESARALAQLGAELLIVTNGNMDPYAPTHRTAIMARAQENQAFALMVNRVEAGDDGLMFAGGSALVDPLGELLFEAGREEGQFSVELDFDRLEVARKDYRYLDDQRLKLPGEVVEHASGLRELLIPAR; from the coding sequence ATGAAAGTCGAACTCGCCCAACTGGCGGGCCGTGACAAAGACACGGCGTACAACCTCGAACGTGCCCTCGCGGCGATTGCCGCATGCGCGGCCGACACGCAATTGATCGTGTTCCCGGAAACCCACCTGATGGGCTTTCCGAGCGCCGACACTGTGGCGCAGATCGCCGAGCCGCTGGATGGCCCGACCGTCCGCGCGGTGCTGGCCGCCGCCCGCGAGCGCAACATCGCTGTGGTGATCGGCATGGCCGAAAACGACAACGGTCGCTTCTACAACACCACCCTGCTGATCACCCCCGAAGGCATCGCGCTCAAATATCGCAAGACCCACCTCTGGGCTTCGGATCGCGGCGTGTTCGAACCCGGCGACCGCTATGCCACTTGCGAGTGGAACGGCGTGCGCGTCGGCCTGCTGATCTGCTACGACATCGAGTTCCCCGAATCCGCCCGCGCACTGGCGCAACTGGGTGCCGAATTGCTGATCGTGACCAACGGCAACATGGACCCGTACGCCCCGACTCACCGCACCGCAATCATGGCCCGCGCCCAGGAAAACCAGGCGTTTGCGCTGATGGTCAACCGCGTCGAGGCCGGGGATGACGGTTTGATGTTTGCCGGTGGCAGTGCGCTGGTGGATCCGCTGGGGGAATTGCTGTTCGAAGCGGGGCGGGAAGAGGGGCAGTTCAGCGTCGAGCTGGATTTCGACCGGTTGGAGGTTGCGCGCAAGGATTACCGTTACCTGGATGATCAGCGTTTGAAACTGCCGGGGGAGGTGGTGGAGCACGCTTCTGGATTGCGTGAGTTGCTGATTCCTGCGCGCTGA
- a CDS encoding glucosyltransferase domain-containing protein: MRTSAFLQRELSQRQVALFFLLATALYVLPLILADFPYIDDNWRTLAAGNAWAGQGRLFADWFYQALTFTGAAPNIFPLPLLLAVVAMSLALTRLTFHYFAEPTLACCLVPLPLWYNPFLLQNLSYQYDGPIMALSMVAAIYAITFEGSSRVQRWLVPAALLALAIGLYQISFNVFLGLCCVELIRAVQRRTQWPEILRMLGWKLAQAGLGILIYSATAYPFMETLRKTDLLNLDADPLLQIGINFARILDKVALLFHGGYPWVFAALVLCAIAGCVRLIQYRQNRWSTLLLCLLTLPVLVLLVPGITLLFRDFNEGARTLMGFGVLLLGLFYLSHVALASAHRRLPLLLIIALLATLSLSFAYGRVLSLQKTFANSALYSLSHDIAAHRELREAKRIYLSVSYSERWLASATGSFKRLPVLKYLLNVDYFMLAENLPSAGITNVVAERERRNATRVGYQGFPALVDSLYYRIYLIGDYGFIVMKEPPPHRLLSW, from the coding sequence ATGAGAACGAGCGCATTTCTCCAACGAGAACTCAGTCAGCGTCAGGTCGCGCTGTTCTTCCTGCTGGCTACCGCGTTGTACGTCCTGCCCCTGATCCTCGCCGACTTCCCCTACATCGACGACAACTGGCGCACGCTGGCCGCCGGCAATGCCTGGGCCGGGCAGGGGCGATTGTTTGCCGACTGGTTTTATCAAGCGCTGACGTTCACCGGCGCCGCGCCGAACATCTTTCCGTTGCCGCTGTTGCTCGCCGTCGTAGCGATGAGCCTGGCCCTGACGCGCCTGACCTTTCACTACTTTGCAGAACCGACGCTGGCCTGCTGTCTGGTGCCGTTGCCGCTCTGGTACAACCCGTTCCTGTTGCAGAATCTGTCCTATCAATACGACGGCCCGATCATGGCCCTGAGCATGGTCGCGGCGATCTACGCCATCACGTTCGAAGGTTCATCGCGGGTGCAGCGCTGGCTGGTGCCGGCGGCGTTGCTGGCGCTGGCAATCGGTCTTTATCAGATCAGCTTCAATGTGTTTCTCGGGCTGTGTTGTGTCGAGTTGATCAGGGCTGTTCAGCGGCGAACTCAGTGGCCGGAGATTCTGCGGATGCTGGGCTGGAAACTCGCACAAGCGGGCCTGGGCATCCTGATCTACAGCGCCACGGCGTACCCATTCATGGAAACGTTGCGAAAAACGGATCTGTTGAACCTGGACGCCGATCCGCTGTTGCAGATCGGCATCAATTTCGCTCGGATCCTGGATAAAGTTGCGCTGTTGTTTCACGGTGGCTACCCGTGGGTTTTCGCTGCGCTGGTGTTGTGTGCGATCGCCGGCTGTGTGCGCCTGATTCAGTACCGCCAGAACCGTTGGTCAACCCTGTTGCTGTGCTTGCTGACGCTGCCAGTGCTGGTCTTGCTGGTGCCGGGGATCACGCTGCTGTTCCGTGACTTCAATGAGGGCGCGCGCACCCTGATGGGGTTCGGCGTGTTGTTGCTGGGGTTGTTCTATCTGTCTCACGTTGCGTTGGCATCCGCGCACCGTCGCTTGCCCTTGCTGCTGATCATTGCGCTGCTGGCGACTCTCTCGCTGTCCTTCGCGTATGGCCGGGTGCTGAGCCTGCAGAAAACCTTCGCCAACAGCGCGCTGTACAGCCTGAGCCACGACATCGCCGCCCATCGCGAGTTGCGTGAAGCCAAGCGGATCTATCTCTCGGTGAGCTACTCCGAGCGCTGGCTGGCCAGTGCGACCGGTTCATTCAAACGGCTACCGGTTCTGAAGTATTTGCTCAACGTCGACTACTTCATGCTCGCGGAAAATCTGCCGTCAGCAGGCATTACCAACGTGGTCGCCGAACGCGAACGGCGCAATGCCACCCGCGTCGGCTATCAGGGGTTTCCAGCGCTGGTGGACAGCCTGTATTACCGGATTTACCTGATTGGCGATTACGGTTTCATCGTCATGAAAGAGCCGCCGCCTCACCGCCTGCTCAGTTGGTGA
- a CDS encoding helix-turn-helix transcriptional regulator, giving the protein MTVSFDDITWHRAVGQLIDALDKPNFWAQLVRLLDQYVAFDSWVVLLFSADQHPQVFAECPGEDGSPDPLFQDYLRGLYLLDPFYIACREQSRTGLYRLSEVAPEHFELTEYYQRYFRLNVVADEIQFNCQLEGERTLCLSLGSEKRFTGEQIALLSLIQPWVLGLLRQRLPYEINQTVALAAAPAAADWRVQLEASEQQLKGAQLTARELDVGRLMLSGCSSKEIARKLEISVETVKVHKKHMYSKLGIKSQSELFSIFLQAQNA; this is encoded by the coding sequence ATGACCGTTTCGTTTGATGACATCACCTGGCACCGCGCCGTCGGGCAACTGATCGACGCGCTGGACAAGCCGAATTTCTGGGCGCAACTGGTGCGCCTGCTCGACCAGTACGTGGCGTTCGATAGTTGGGTGGTGCTGCTGTTCAGTGCCGATCAGCACCCGCAGGTCTTCGCCGAATGCCCCGGCGAGGACGGCAGTCCCGACCCGCTGTTTCAGGATTATCTGCGCGGGTTGTACCTGCTCGACCCGTTCTACATCGCCTGCCGCGAACAGTCGCGCACCGGGTTGTACCGCCTGTCCGAGGTGGCGCCGGAGCATTTCGAGCTGACCGAGTATTACCAGCGATACTTTCGTCTGAATGTGGTCGCCGACGAAATCCAGTTCAATTGCCAACTCGAAGGCGAGCGCACGTTGTGCCTGTCGCTGGGCAGTGAAAAACGTTTCACTGGCGAACAGATCGCTTTGCTGTCTTTGATCCAGCCGTGGGTGCTGGGCCTGTTGCGTCAGCGCCTGCCGTACGAGATCAACCAGACCGTGGCCCTCGCTGCCGCGCCAGCTGCGGCCGACTGGCGAGTGCAACTGGAAGCCTCGGAGCAACAACTCAAGGGTGCGCAACTGACCGCCCGGGAGCTGGATGTCGGGCGTTTGATGCTCAGCGGTTGCTCGAGTAAAGAAATCGCCCGTAAGCTGGAAATCTCCGTAGAAACCGTGAAAGTCCATAAGAAACACATGTACAGCAAGCTGGGGATCAAATCCCAGTCGGAGCTGTTTTCGATTTTTCTCCAGGCGCAGAACGCCTGA
- a CDS encoding FMN-binding glutamate synthase family protein, translated as MSLSLLSRYAFFAVCVIFTLASLPFLEHDWLWPITAVTGVLSLLGLFDLLQSPHAVRRNYPILGNIRYLVEGIRPEIRQYLLESDSDALPFSRAQRSLVYSRAKNESADKPFGTLIDVYQSGFEFIGHSMRPAPLSDPSGFRVTVGGPQCTQPYSASVFNISAMSFGSLSANAIRALNQGAKLGNFAHDTGEGSISPYHREHGGDLTWELGSGYFGCRTSDGRFDPERFATQAQNPQVRMIEIKMSQGAKPGHGGILPKHKVTQEIADTRGIMMGEDCISPSRHSAFSTPIEMMHFIQQLRELSGGKPVGFKFCLGHPWEFMGIAKAMLETGILPDFIVVDGKEGGTGAAPVEFTDHIGVPMREGLLFVHNTLVGLNLRDKIKLGASGKIVSAFDIASVLAIGADWANSARGFMFAIGCIQSQSCHTNKCPTGVATQDALRQRALVVPDKAQRVYNFHRNTLKALAEMLAAAGLEHPSQLSAKHLVRRMSATEIKLFSQLHVFLKPGELLTGEVNGEFYSRMWQMARADSFEPQEVAAA; from the coding sequence ATGAGCCTGTCACTCCTGAGCCGCTACGCCTTCTTTGCCGTCTGCGTGATTTTCACCCTCGCCAGCCTGCCCTTTCTCGAACACGACTGGCTGTGGCCGATCACCGCCGTCACCGGCGTGCTGAGCCTGCTCGGTCTGTTCGACCTGCTGCAGAGCCCGCACGCGGTGCGCCGCAACTACCCGATCCTGGGCAACATCCGCTATCTGGTCGAAGGCATCCGCCCGGAGATCCGCCAGTACCTGCTGGAATCCGACAGCGACGCCCTGCCCTTCTCCCGCGCCCAGCGTTCGCTGGTCTATTCACGGGCGAAAAATGAAAGCGCCGACAAACCCTTCGGCACGCTGATCGACGTGTATCAATCGGGCTTCGAATTCATCGGCCACTCGATGCGCCCGGCGCCGTTGAGCGACCCGAGCGGTTTCCGCGTCACCGTCGGCGGCCCGCAGTGCACCCAGCCGTATTCGGCCTCGGTGTTCAACATCTCGGCGATGAGCTTCGGCTCGCTCAGCGCCAACGCGATCCGCGCGCTGAATCAGGGCGCCAAGCTCGGCAACTTCGCCCACGACACCGGCGAAGGCAGCATCAGCCCGTATCACCGGGAACACGGCGGCGACCTGACCTGGGAACTGGGCAGCGGCTACTTCGGCTGCCGCACCAGCGACGGCCGTTTCGACCCGGAGCGCTTCGCCACTCAGGCACAGAATCCGCAGGTGCGGATGATCGAAATCAAGATGAGCCAGGGCGCCAAACCCGGCCACGGCGGGATCCTGCCCAAGCACAAGGTCACCCAGGAAATCGCCGACACCCGCGGCATCATGATGGGCGAAGACTGCATCTCGCCGTCACGCCACAGCGCGTTTTCCACGCCGATCGAAATGATGCATTTCATCCAGCAACTGCGCGAACTGTCCGGCGGCAAACCGGTGGGCTTCAAGTTCTGCCTCGGGCATCCGTGGGAGTTCATGGGCATCGCCAAGGCCATGCTGGAAACCGGGATTCTGCCGGATTTCATCGTGGTCGACGGCAAGGAAGGCGGCACCGGCGCCGCACCGGTCGAATTCACCGACCACATCGGCGTGCCGATGCGCGAAGGCCTGCTGTTCGTGCACAACACCCTGGTCGGCCTGAACCTGCGCGACAAGATCAAACTCGGCGCCAGCGGCAAGATCGTCAGTGCCTTCGACATCGCCAGCGTGCTGGCCATCGGCGCCGACTGGGCCAACTCGGCGCGCGGCTTCATGTTCGCCATCGGCTGCATCCAGTCGCAAAGCTGCCACACCAACAAATGCCCGACCGGCGTCGCCACCCAGGACGCTCTGCGCCAACGCGCCCTCGTCGTCCCGGACAAGGCTCAGCGCGTCTACAACTTCCACCGCAACACGCTCAAGGCGCTGGCAGAAATGCTCGCCGCCGCAGGCCTTGAGCATCCGTCGCAACTGTCGGCCAAGCACCTGGTGCGCCGCATGTCGGCGACCGAGATCAAACTGTTTTCGCAGTTGCATGTGTTTCTGAAACCGGGGGAATTGCTCACGGGTGAGGTGAATGGCGAGTTCTATTCGCGGATGTGGCAGATGGCGCGAGCAGACAGCTTTGAGCCGCAGGAAGTGGCGGCAGCCTGA
- a CDS encoding amino acid permease, protein MPVGNHLPHGETAHGGPLKRELGERHIRLMALGACIGVGLFLGSAKAIEMAGPAIMLSYILGGLAILVIMRALGEMAVHNPVAGSFSRYAQDYLGPLAGFLTGWNYWFLWLVTCVAEITAVAVYMGIWFPDVPRWIWALAALISMGSINLIAVKAFGEFEFWFALIKIVTIIAMVIGGVGIIAFGFGNDGVALGISNLWAHGGFMPNGVTGVLMSLQMVMFAYLGVEMIGLTAGEAKNPQKTIPDAIGSVFWRILLFYVGALFVILSIYPWNEIGTQGSPFVMTFERLGIKTAAGIINFVVITAALSSCNGGIFSTGRMLYSLAQNGQAPAGFAKTSNGVPRRALLLSIFALLIGVLLNYLVPEKVFVWVTSIATFGAIWTWVMILLAQLKFRKGLSASERAGLKYKMWLYPVSSYFALAFLVLVVGLMAYFPDTRVALYVGPVFLVLLTVLFYVFKLQPTGETQGAVRSVS, encoded by the coding sequence ATGCCAGTCGGCAATCACCTGCCCCATGGCGAGACCGCTCACGGCGGCCCGCTTAAACGCGAACTCGGCGAACGGCATATTCGCCTGATGGCACTCGGTGCCTGTATCGGCGTCGGCCTGTTTCTCGGCTCGGCCAAGGCCATTGAAATGGCCGGCCCGGCGATCATGCTTTCCTACATTCTCGGCGGTCTGGCGATCCTGGTGATCATGCGCGCCCTCGGCGAAATGGCCGTACACAACCCGGTGGCCGGCTCGTTCAGCCGCTATGCCCAGGACTACCTCGGCCCGCTGGCGGGCTTTCTCACCGGCTGGAACTACTGGTTCCTGTGGCTAGTGACCTGCGTCGCGGAAATCACCGCCGTTGCCGTGTACATGGGCATCTGGTTCCCCGATGTACCGCGCTGGATCTGGGCCCTCGCGGCGCTGATCAGCATGGGCTCGATCAACCTCATCGCGGTAAAAGCCTTCGGTGAATTCGAGTTCTGGTTCGCCCTGATCAAGATCGTCACCATCATCGCCATGGTCATCGGCGGCGTCGGCATCATTGCTTTCGGTTTCGGCAACGACGGCGTGGCGCTGGGGATTTCCAACCTGTGGGCCCACGGCGGCTTCATGCCCAACGGCGTGACCGGTGTGCTGATGTCCCTGCAAATGGTCATGTTCGCCTACCTCGGTGTCGAGATGATCGGCCTCACCGCCGGTGAAGCGAAGAACCCGCAGAAGACCATTCCCGATGCGATCGGCTCGGTGTTCTGGCGCATTCTGCTGTTCTACGTCGGCGCGCTGTTCGTGATCCTGTCGATCTACCCGTGGAACGAAATCGGCACTCAGGGTAGCCCGTTCGTGATGACCTTCGAGCGTCTGGGCATCAAGACCGCCGCCGGCATCATCAACTTCGTGGTGATCACTGCGGCGCTGTCGTCGTGCAACGGCGGCATCTTCAGCACCGGGCGCATGCTCTACAGCCTGGCGCAGAACGGCCAGGCCCCGGCCGGTTTCGCCAAGACCTCCAACGGCGTGCCGCGTCGGGCATTGCTGCTGTCGATTTTCGCGCTGCTGATCGGCGTGCTGCTCAACTACCTGGTGCCGGAGAAAGTCTTCGTCTGGGTCACCTCGATCGCCACCTTCGGCGCGATCTGGACCTGGGTGATGATCCTGCTGGCGCAACTGAAATTCCGCAAAGGCCTGAGCGCCAGCGAACGTGCCGGCCTGAAATACAAGATGTGGTTGTACCCGGTCAGCTCGTACTTCGCGCTGGCGTTTCTGGTGCTGGTGGTCGGCCTGATGGCGTACTTCCCGGACACCCGCGTGGCGCTGTATGTGGGGCCGGTGTTCCTGGTGCTGCTGACTGTGTTGTTCTACGTGTTCAAGCTGCAGCCGACCGGTGAAACGCAGGGTGCGGTGCGTTCGGTTTCGTAA